CAAAATTATTATATTATTTATATAATGAAAATAATAAAATTTCTTGCCCATATGAGTAATGCTAATACTTTCACATTGTGTTTTTCACACCCTTCTTCTTAATCCTCTTGCAATCATTCAAGCTAAATCAACTACTCAATATCTACATAATAAATTTGGCAAAGAAAATTTAGAAATCGAAGTAATACATGAAGGATTCGAATTACTAAATGAATTTGAACAACAGCAGCTAGATTTAAAAGCAAATAATGCCTGGATAAGAGAAGTAGAAATGCTGGTAAATGGCACGCTGGCCATTAAAGCTCGTACTGTAGCGCCTCTTGATGTAAATCAAGATTTTATAGCTGAACTACAAAATTTGGGTAGCAAGCCAATTAGTTCTATTATCTACAACGAACCTTATGAAAGAAAAAATTATTTATATGCAGATGATGATAAATTCTTTTATCGCTTTTCTATTATTAAATCGCAAAAATTCTTAATTGCAATGACCGAAGGGTTTAATAAAGAATTTGAGTTCTAAACCAGTAACCAGGTAAGATTCATTAGATATGATCAATATTATCATTAGGTTGTATTGCTAGCTTTGCCATCGGTTTTGATATATTTTCTTTTATGAACACCTAATACCTACTTTACTATATATTAACTTTACGTTAACATATCCTTGTTAATTTAACTTTAATTAAAGTAATATAGTATGTTTTCTTTTTCAAATATTCTAGCACAATCACGAAATCAGCAAATTATTTGTGATTTTATTAATAATAATGCTTCGGGAACTCCTCTTGAAGATGTTATTGAACTAATTAAAATATTGAGCGAAGAAGACGCTAAAACTTTACTAGAATATTTGTTTTATCTGCAATGGAAGATTACAAAGCAAGCAGAAACACATCGGTTAGCATTAATTAGAGCTATACTTAATAATCCTCATGCTCAAAATCTAATTAAAGAACTAAATATTATAGAGCCCGAAGTCCCTGCCCAGGATGCTATAGCAGAAGATACCATTGAGGTAGTTGCAGGAAAAAATCCGCAACAGCAATTTAAACATATACCTAATCAATATTCAGTATTACTTAGAGCAACTGAAGCAAATGATACTGATCTTACTTGGGCTTTACTTACAAACCCCGAATTAATTAAGCTTAGCGATATATTAGAAGGCACTATAGATATCGCGAGATTTGAGTCATTTTTAAAGAGCTTATCTATTGAAGAAGCGGATGATGATCACAAGATTAAGGTTACTGTCAATGATAGAAGCCAAAAAATAGCACAGTTTATTACCATTATTAAAAACCAATTACCCAAAAATGCTACTGCTATAGAGCTTACTAAATTATTACCGCTAGCTTTAGAACATACATCAACTGATATAGCACAAATGCTAATGAATAATGAGCATGATGTAAATCTAAGCTTAGAGGAGCTGAAATGGATAGATGATAATAAAAAAGAGCAACATTCATTAACTGATACCAATCCTATTATTAATACCGTAATTAATATAGTAGAAGCTCAAAATGATATTAAAGCCCTAAGCAATCAACTCTATATATTACAAGCCTTATTACTCAACCCTAAAGCTGACTTGAATTTATATTATACAGAAGATGAAAAAGAAGCCATTCTTGTTAGTGAGTATGTAGTAAAGCATTTAAGCAATGTATTCATAAAAGCACACGGCAGAAATATTAAACTTCAGCTACTACACTTAATAACAGCTTTAGATGAAACGCAATTAAAAGCAATAATAAATGAACTGGTTGTGACCTTTGAAACAATGAAGGCTGATTACCAACTTACCTCAGAACAACAATCTATCCTACAAGCTTTATATACTATATGCAGTTTAAAAGAACCAAAACTGAAACTCACCGACCTTATTGATGAAAATTATTTTGAGCAACACGATAACTTAAATATAAAACAAAAAGCAGAATTTAAAACCAAGCTACATAATAATAAAGCCAAGCTGGCAGAAGCTAACCAAAATTTACTTATGATTGTTAGTAACCTTTTAAATTTCCGTGATTCTATTAAATTTATACAACAAGGAGCTGATGTTAATAATGCCAAGGAGAGGTATGCTGGCAAAACAGCTTTACATTACGCTGCTCAGAATGGAGATACAAAAACAGTTCGCGTTTTAGTTCAAGAACTAGGTGCTGACGTTAATGCTAAGGATAAAGATGGCAACACAGCTTTACATTATGCTGCTATGCTTGGACAAACAGAAACAGCTCGCATCTTAGTTCAAGAATTAGGTGCGGATGTTAATGGCACAAATAATTATGGCAACACAGCTTTATATTATGCTGCCCAGAATGGAGATACAAAAACAGTTTGTGTTTTAGTTCAAGAATTAGGTGCTAATATTAATGCCACAGATAAAGATGGCAAAATAGCTTTACATTATGCTGCCCTGTATGGAAATACAAAAACAGTTCGTGTTTTAGCTCAGCTAGGTGCTGACGTTAATGCCACAGATAAACATGGCAAAACAGCTTTATATTATGCTGCTCAACGTGGACATCCAGAAACAGTTCGCGTTTTAGTTCAAGAGTTAGGTACTAATGTGAATGCTAAAGATAAATCGGAATTAGAAGAAATATTAATCAAAGCTATGGCCGCCAAGCAAAACGATAATGCTTCAATACAAAATAGCAAAAATACAACCTTTCATCAGCAGGCTATAATAAAGCAAAGAAGATTATCTCAAGATAATCAGAGAGGAATGAATTAACCTTTCCCTTTAATAATTTCTTCCAGCACTTTTGGATCAGCCAAAGTGCTGGTGTCTCCAATAGCCTCAAACTCCTCTTCTGCAATTTTACGCAGAATGCAACTTATTATAGCCACACGAGAAGAACAGCAAAGACAACCAAAAGAACATAACACCTCACAATCCTCAATAAACAAAGTAGTTCAGCTCTTCAAAACAATTTATATCAATTTGCTTTTAAAATACTTCTTGGGGTAGCTGGATCAGCTATTTGTATGGCTATCATCTATTATAATTCGGGATTTAAGCCATCCTATCAAATAAAATGCCGGCTTTATCATTGGTTTTGATTATTTTCTTTACTATATATTAACTTTACGTTAACATATCCTTGTTAATTTAACTTAAATTAAAGCAATATAGTATGTTTTCTTTTGCAAATATTCTAGCACAATCACAAAATCAGCAAATTATTTGTGATTTTATTAATGATAATGCTTCGGGAATTCCTCTTGAAGATGTTATTGCGCTAATTAACACATTGAGTGAAGCAGAAGCTAAAACTTTACTAGAATATCTGTTTTATCTGCAATGGGAGATTACAAAACAAGCAGAAATACATCGGCTAGCATTAATTAGAGCCCTACTTAATAATCCTCATGCTCAAAATCTAATTAAAGCACTAAATATTATAGAGCCCGAAGTCCCTGCCCAGGATGCTATAGCAGAAGATACTATTAAGGTAGTTGCAGGAAAAAATCCACAACAGCAATTTAAACATATATCTAATCAATATTCAGTTTTACTCAAAGCAACTGAAGTAAATAATACTGATTTTACCTGGACCCTACTTACAAACCTAGAATTAATTAAACTTAGCGATATAGCACAAGGCACTATAGATATTGCAAAACTTAAATTATTTTTAACAAACCCATCTACTGATGCGACTTTAAATGACAGAAGCCAAAAAATAGCACAGTTTATTACCATTATTAAAAACCAATTACCCAAAAATGCTACTGCTATAGAACTTGCCAAATTATTACCACTAGCTTTAGAACATACACCAACTGATATAGCACAAATGCTAATAAATAATTATCATGATGTAAATTTAAGCTTAGATGCTGTTAGGTGGATAGATGATAATAAAAAAGAGCAACATTCATTAACTAGTGCCAATCCTATTATTAATACCGTAATTAATATAGTAGAAGCCCAAAATGATATTAACGTCCTAAGCAATCAACTCTATATATTACAAGCCTTATTACTCAACCCTAAAGCTAATTTGAATTTATATTATACAGAAGATGAAAATGAGGCCATTCTTGTTAGTGAGTATGTAGCAGAGCATTTAAGCGATGTGTTGATAAAAACACAAGACGTAAATACTAAACTCCAGCTACTACACTTAATACCTAGTAACAAAATAAGTTTAACTCCATTACCACAAGCTTTAGATAAAGCGCAGTTAGAGCAATTAATAAACGAGCTGGTTGCTACATTTGAAACAACAGCGAATGATTATCAGCTCACCTCAAAGCAGCAATCCACACTGCAAGCTTTATATGATATATGCAGATTAAAAGAACCAAAACTAAAACTGAAACTGAAACTGAAACTCACCGACCTCATTGATGAAAATTATTTTGAACAGCATAGCAACTTAAGTGCAGAACAAAAAGCTGAACTTAAAAACAAGCTACATCATAATAAAATCAAGCTGGAAGGAGCTAACCAAAATTTACTTGAGATTATTAACAGTGACCACTTTAGTGATACTATTATTAAATTTATACAACAAGGAGCTGATGTTAATGCCAAGGTGGTGGCGTATCCTAGCCAAACAGCTTTGCATATTGCTGCCCAGCGCGGACATACAGAAACAGCTCGCATTTTAGTTCAAGAGCTAACAGCTGATGTTAATGCCACAGATCTTTATGGCAACACAGCTTTACATTATGCTGCTGAGAATGGGCATACAGAAACAGTCCGTGTTTTAGTTCAAGAGCTAGGTGCTGATGTTGAAGCCATAGATAAATATGGCAACACAGTTTTACACTTTACTGCTGAGAATGGACATACAGAAACTGTTCGTGTCTTAGTTCAAGATCTAGGTGCTAATGCTACTGCCACAAATAATAATGGCCAAACAGCTTTACATTATGCTGCTGAGCGTGAACATACAGGAACTGTTCAAATTTTAGCCCAGCTAGGTACTGATGTTGAAGCCATAGATAAAGATGGCAAAACAGCCTTACATTATGCTGCTGAGCGTGGTCATACAGAAACAGTTCGTGTTTTAGTACAAGAGCTAAGTGCTGATATTGCTGCCACGGATACTAATGGCAAAACAGCTTTACATTATGCTGCCCAGCACAGACATACAGAAACAGTTCGAATTTTAGTCCAGCTAGGTGCTAATGTTAATACCCAAGCTCTTTATGGCAAAACAGCTTTACATTATGCTGCTGTATGCGGACCTACAGAAACAGTTCGTGTTTTAGTACAAGAGTTAAAAGCTGATGTTAATGCCACAGATGAAGATGGCAGAACAGCTTTACATTATGCTGCTACCGTTGGACAAACAGAAACTATTCGTATTTTAAAAGAATTAGGTGCTGATGTTAATGCCAAGGATAAAGATGGCAAAACAGCTTTACATATTGCTGCTGAGTGCGGACATATAAAAACAGTTCGCGTTTTAGTTCAAGAGCTAGGTGCTGATATTGCTGCCAAGGATGACGATGACAAAACAGCTTTACATTATGCTGCTGAATATGGACATGCAGAAACAGTTCAAGTTTTAGCCCAGCTAGGTGCTAACGTTAATGCTACAGATAATAATGGCAAAACAGCATTGGATCTTGTTAAACAAGCAGGTTATAAAAACCCAGAAATAGAAAAGCTCTTAACCGAAGCTATGGCCAAGCAAAAAGATAACAATTCAATAACAGAAAGTACAAATGCAAACTTTCATCAGCAGGCTATAAAACAAAGAAGATTGTCCCAAGATAATCAGAGAGGAATAAACTAACCCTTCCCTTTGATAATTTCTTCCAGCACTTTTGGATCAGCCAAAGTGCTGGTGTCTCCAATCGCTTCAAACTCCCCTTCTGCAATTTTACGCAGAATTCTTCTCATGATTTTTCCGGAGCGCGTTTTGGGCAGATCAGCACATATTTGAATAATATCCGGAGTAGCTATAGCCCCTATAATTTTTCTAACCCAACTTTTTAACTCATCAACTATATTATCACTAGGAGCAATTTCCGGCTTTAAAACCACATAAATATATATACCCTGCCCTTTAATTTCATGTGGATATCCTACAGCTGCCGCTTCTGCCACATAATTATGCGCAACTAAGGCACTTTCCAGCTCTGCTGTGCCTAATCTATGGCCGGAGATATTAATGACATCATCTACACGACCAGTAATCCAGTAATAATTATCGCTATCTCTTTTTGCTCCATCACCTGAGAAATAATAACCTTCAAACGGTGCAAAATAAGTTTCATAAAATCTGTTATGATCATTTAAAATAGTGCGCGCTTGGCCCGGCCAGCTATCTTTAATACATAAATTTCCTTCGCCCTCTCCTATAACTTCCTGCGCCTCGTTATCGACAAGTATAGGGGTAATGCCAAAAAATGGATTAGTTGCAGAACCAGCTTTAAGAGGAGTAGCGCCAATAAGTGGAGTAATTAATATACCGCCTGTTTCCGTTTGCCACCAGGTATCGACTATAGGACATCTGCTCTCTCCTACAATATCATAAAACCACTTCCACGCTTCAGGGTTGATTGGTTCGCCAACTGAACCTAATACTCTTAAGCTTTTTCTAGAGGAAGTTTGAACCAAATGATCTCCCTCTTTCTTTAAGGTTCTAATAAGCGTGGGCGCAGTATATAAAATATTTACTTTATGCTTATCAACTATCTCCCAAGTTCGAGCATAGCTTGGATAAGAAGGTACCCCTTCGAAAATTAATGTGGTGGCCGCATTACATAAAGGACCATATAAAGCATAAGAATGACCCGTTACCCAACCAAGATCAGCAGTACACCAATATATCTCGCCTTCCTTATAATCAAATATATATTTATGGGTTAAAGATGCATATACAAGATAACCCCCAGTAGTATGCACTATGCCTTTAGGTTTATTAGTTGATCCTGAAGTATAAAGTATAAATAATGGATCTTCTGCATTCATAGCTTCTGGTTCACATATTTCATTATTATCTATTTTAATATCTTCATAGCAGATGTCTTTTGCTGACATTTGCACTTCATGACTTAAGTATTTTATAAGCAACACTTTCTCAACTTCTTCGCATTCTTGAACTGCAAGATCCACTTTATCTTTAAGAAGAAGAGGCTTACCACCGCGCTTACCACCATCGGCAGTAATAACTAGTTTAGCTTTAGTATCTCTGATACGATCACGCAATGAATCAGAGGAAAATCCTGCAAAAATTAGTGAATGCACTGCCCCAATTCTTGCACAAGCAAGCATGGCATAGACTGTTTCAAGAATCATAGGTAAATAAATAACGACTATATCTCCTTTTTTAACTCCTAATTTTTTTAATTTTAATGAAAATTCATTCACATGATCGAAAAGTTCTTGGTAAGTAATGCTTTTAGTTTGATGTGGCTCATCGCCCTCCCAAATATAGGCTATTTGATTTGCCTTGGTAGGTAAATGACGGTCAACGCAATTGAAGCACGCATTTAAAATGCCGTCTTCAAACCATTTAATATATAACTCTTCTTGTTTGAAAGAAGTGTTTTTAACTATGGTAAATTCTTTAAACCAACTAATATTTTTTGCCTGTGTTGCCCAAAATTGCTCAGGATTAGTAACCGATTCCTCATATAATTTGTGGTATTGCTCTTCATTAATATGAGCATTTTGCCTTATGGAAGGATGGATTGCTGTTACATTTGATTGTTGCATAATATAAATACCGTTTAGTTTAATATCAAAAATTTTGGCAAGCTTATTATTTTATATAAGTAATTTATAAGTTTATTTTACAGAACCCACATTGTTACACAATAATGAAAATAGCAACCAAATCTATATTTTCTAATTTATTGAGCTTATTTATCTAAAAAGTGATAAACGATGGTGGTAATATATTATTACACACCTAAAAGCTTTTAAATTTCAACCATTAAGTTAAATTATGATAATTTTCTCGGTATCAATTAGCATCTTTACATCATATTAACTTTAATGTTAGCTTGATATTAATAATAATATTATTAATAAATAAAATATTATGAGCAATATTACACAATTACCAGACGCTTTAGATGATACTTTACAATATTTAGATTACCAAGAACCGCTTAATAGCACAAGTTTAGCGCACCCTTCTTTCTTACAAGCTGCAAATATTAATTATACTAAATTTAATGCGATAGTTACACTAAAGGAATCGAATCTTAAAAACATTAAAAGAGATATTATTCAATTCATAAAGGCTTTAGATGTAGATAAAACCCAAAAGCAAAAAATTAAAAATAATATAAAAAATATTTGGCAACAATTGCTACAAGGCGAAATTGTTCCAGAGGAAGATTTAGAAAAACTAAAGCCTCTCTATAACAATGAGGTAATATTTACAATCCAAAGTGATACTTCTGCAAAATTTTTTCCGTTACTACAAAAATTATACCCAAACTTTAAAGTTATACATAACATTACACAATTACCAGATGATATACTTTCAGATCATATTTTTCAGTATTTAACTTATAATGAACTGTATAGTAATAGCACAAGTTTAGTACACCCCTCTTTTTTACAAGCTGCAGGAATTAATTATACGAGATTTAATCCAGCAGCTATAGCTAAGGTATCGAAACGATTGAATCATAAAACCGTTAAAGTAGATATTATTCGATCAATCAATGCTTTAAATATTGATAAAACTCAAAAGCAACAAATCAAAAATAATATAAGAGAGATTTGGCAGCAATTGCTACAAGGCAACACAGCTCCAGAGGAAGATTTAGAAAAACTAAAGCCTCTTACTAACAATGAGGTAATATTTACAAGCCATAAGGATAAGGATACTTTTGCAAAATTCTCCCCGTTACTAAAAAAATTATATCCAAACTTTAAAGTTATATACATTACTCAATTATTTTCAGATCATATTTTTCAGTATTTAACTTATAAAGAACTGTATAGTAATAGCATAAGTTTAGTACACCCCTCTTTTTTACAAGCTGTAGGAATTAATTATACAAAATTTCATCCAGCAGCTATACTAAAGGTATCGAAACGATTGAATCGTGAAACCGTTAAAGTAGATATTATTCGATCAATCAATGCTTTAAATATTGATAAAATTCAAAAGCAACAAATCAAAAATAATATAAGAGAGATTTGGCAGCAATTACTACAAGATAAAACAGTTCCAAAGGAAGCTTTAGAAAAACTAGAGCCTGTTAGTAACGATGAGGTAATATTTAATATTTATCCTATTGACTTTACTACCTTTTCAAAGCTATCTCCGTTACTACAAAAGTTGTATCCAAAGTTTAGTAGAAATATTGAGGTCATTAGCAACATTATTCAACCACTAATTAGTGAAATAAATATAAATGATAAATTTGCTTCTAGCATATCTACTATTACGGTCACTCAATATTATACGCATAATATCGGTCCTCAATTAATTAATGATTTGCTCTCAAGCTTACATAAATGTAACAACTTACAATCCCTTAATTTAAGTTCTAATGGAATAGGAGACGATGGGATTAAATATTTAAAAAAGGCTCTATCAGATTGTACTAAGTTAGAAACTCTTAATTTAAGTTCTAATGGAATAGGAGATGAAGGGGCCAAAGAGTTAGCAGATACAATATCAAACTGTACTAGCTTAGCAAGTATTAATTTGAGCGCTAACGAGATAAGAAATGAAGGAGCTAAATATTTATCAGAAATTTGTACATTACGTACCAGCTTTTACCACCTTGATTTAACCAATAACCAAATAGAAATGGAAACTATTGAATATTTAGCAAGAAAGCTATCACAATACGAAATATTCTCTATTGTGAAACTTTCCTTTGGCAATATCGGAGTAGAAAATGCTAGGGCTTTAGGTGAATTTATTAGTAAAATGCCATATCATTTTTTCTACATTAAGTTTAATGATAAGTTGCTTCAGAATGCTTACAATGAATGTAGAAATCAAAGCAGCAGAGAAAAAGAGGCAGAGCATACAACAGCTATTTCCTCTACACTACCTATAACTAATAAAACTATAGAACAGAGCGGAGGCTTTGTATCTAAGCTATCTAACCAAGCTAAAACATCTATAGGGTTACAACAATAGATAAATAGATAATAGTAAATTTTTCTTATACTTTAGGTTTAAGGCTGGCTGCCATGCCAGCCTTTCTTATCTCTTGTAACCTATTGGCCTTTGTAATATATTTAACTCCCTAAATTTTTTAGCTATTAGCTAAATAAGGCAATATTATATAACTAAATTATATTTCCTAACATCTTCTTCATCACTTCCACCTTATGGAGATCATCCTTAAATTCACGCATAATCACAAATTTATGATCGGGGCGCAATTTGGTATTAATAGGATCTATTTTTATATAATTCAGTAACTTATCTAAGTTTTTAGGTTGGTTTTTATGAAAAGTAATAACAATTCCCTTAGGACCAGAATCAATTTTTTCTATATTAGCCTGCAAGCAAAGCTGCTTAAGCTCAATTATAGTAAATAAGTGTTTGGTATTTTCTGGAATCGGACCAAATCTATCAATCATTTCTGCATAAAAACTATCTAACTCCTCGCGGGTAGTAATGGCAGC
This window of the Rickettsiales endosymbiont of Stachyamoeba lipophora genome carries:
- a CDS encoding chorismate--pyruvate lyase family protein, which translates into the protein MLILSHCVFHTLLLNPLAIIQAKSTTQYLHNKFGKENLEIEVIHEGFELLNEFEQQQLDLKANNAWIREVEMLVNGTLAIKARTVAPLDVNQDFIAELQNLGSKPISSIIYNEPYERKNYLYADDDKFFYRFSIIKSQKFLIAMTEGFNKEFEF
- a CDS encoding ankyrin repeat domain-containing protein: MFSFANILAQSQNQQIICDFINDNASGIPLEDVIALINTLSEAEAKTLLEYLFYLQWEITKQAEIHRLALIRALLNNPHAQNLIKALNIIEPEVPAQDAIAEDTIKVVAGKNPQQQFKHISNQYSVLLKATEVNNTDFTWTLLTNLELIKLSDIAQGTIDIAKLKLFLTNPSTDATLNDRSQKIAQFITIIKNQLPKNATAIELAKLLPLALEHTPTDIAQMLINNYHDVNLSLDAVRWIDDNKKEQHSLTSANPIINTVINIVEAQNDINVLSNQLYILQALLLNPKANLNLYYTEDENEAILVSEYVAEHLSDVLIKTQDVNTKLQLLHLIPSNKISLTPLPQALDKAQLEQLINELVATFETTANDYQLTSKQQSTLQALYDICRLKEPKLKLKLKLKLTDLIDENYFEQHSNLSAEQKAELKNKLHHNKIKLEGANQNLLEIINSDHFSDTIIKFIQQGADVNAKVVAYPSQTALHIAAQRGHTETARILVQELTADVNATDLYGNTALHYAAENGHTETVRVLVQELGADVEAIDKYGNTVLHFTAENGHTETVRVLVQDLGANATATNNNGQTALHYAAEREHTGTVQILAQLGTDVEAIDKDGKTALHYAAERGHTETVRVLVQELSADIAATDTNGKTALHYAAQHRHTETVRILVQLGANVNTQALYGKTALHYAAVCGPTETVRVLVQELKADVNATDEDGRTALHYAATVGQTETIRILKELGADVNAKDKDGKTALHIAAECGHIKTVRVLVQELGADIAAKDDDDKTALHYAAEYGHAETVQVLAQLGANVNATDNNGKTALDLVKQAGYKNPEIEKLLTEAMAKQKDNNSITESTNANFHQQAIKQRRLSQDNQRGIN
- a CDS encoding ankyrin repeat domain-containing protein, yielding MFSFSNILAQSRNQQIICDFINNNASGTPLEDVIELIKILSEEDAKTLLEYLFYLQWKITKQAETHRLALIRAILNNPHAQNLIKELNIIEPEVPAQDAIAEDTIEVVAGKNPQQQFKHIPNQYSVLLRATEANDTDLTWALLTNPELIKLSDILEGTIDIARFESFLKSLSIEEADDDHKIKVTVNDRSQKIAQFITIIKNQLPKNATAIELTKLLPLALEHTSTDIAQMLMNNEHDVNLSLEELKWIDDNKKEQHSLTDTNPIINTVINIVEAQNDIKALSNQLYILQALLLNPKADLNLYYTEDEKEAILVSEYVVKHLSNVFIKAHGRNIKLQLLHLITALDETQLKAIINELVVTFETMKADYQLTSEQQSILQALYTICSLKEPKLKLTDLIDENYFEQHDNLNIKQKAEFKTKLHNNKAKLAEANQNLLMIVSNLLNFRDSIKFIQQGADVNNAKERYAGKTALHYAAQNGDTKTVRVLVQELGADVNAKDKDGNTALHYAAMLGQTETARILVQELGADVNGTNNYGNTALYYAAQNGDTKTVCVLVQELGANINATDKDGKIALHYAALYGNTKTVRVLAQLGADVNATDKHGKTALYYAAQRGHPETVRVLVQELGTNVNAKDKSELEEILIKAMAAKQNDNASIQNSKNTTFHQQAIIKQRRLSQDNQRGMN
- the acs gene encoding acetate--CoA ligase; its protein translation is MQQSNVTAIHPSIRQNAHINEEQYHKLYEESVTNPEQFWATQAKNISWFKEFTIVKNTSFKQEELYIKWFEDGILNACFNCVDRHLPTKANQIAYIWEGDEPHQTKSITYQELFDHVNEFSLKLKKLGVKKGDIVVIYLPMILETVYAMLACARIGAVHSLIFAGFSSDSLRDRIRDTKAKLVITADGGKRGGKPLLLKDKVDLAVQECEEVEKVLLIKYLSHEVQMSAKDICYEDIKIDNNEICEPEAMNAEDPLFILYTSGSTNKPKGIVHTTGGYLVYASLTHKYIFDYKEGEIYWCTADLGWVTGHSYALYGPLCNAATTLIFEGVPSYPSYARTWEIVDKHKVNILYTAPTLIRTLKKEGDHLVQTSSRKSLRVLGSVGEPINPEAWKWFYDIVGESRCPIVDTWWQTETGGILITPLIGATPLKAGSATNPFFGITPILVDNEAQEVIGEGEGNLCIKDSWPGQARTILNDHNRFYETYFAPFEGYYFSGDGAKRDSDNYYWITGRVDDVINISGHRLGTAELESALVAHNYVAEAAAVGYPHEIKGQGIYIYVVLKPEIAPSDNIVDELKSWVRKIIGAIATPDIIQICADLPKTRSGKIMRRILRKIAEGEFEAIGDTSTLADPKVLEEIIKGKG